TGAAACATCGCATTGCCGGTGGCCTTGGTCGGCAAAGCGACATAGAGCCCACGATGTCCGAGCCGCCGCTGTAATTCCAGATGCGCGTACAACGCGGCCTCGGTCTTGCCTTCACCCATTGGCGCTTCGATCAGCAGAATCGTGGGTTGGTCGATGGCAGCAAGCGCGTTGACCATCGCTGTTTGTAAAGGGCGCGGTGCAAAGCCGAATACCTCATCGAACGGTCGTGCATCGTCCATAAGTGGCAAACGTGGCAGCCAGCCAATCTGGTTCAGCGCGTTTTCGACGTTAATCGCGCGACGGGTCCGGAACCACGCCGACGGATCCTCGCAATCGTGCGGCGTGCCGAAGGGGAAAACCGCTTCGTTTGATCCAATCCAATCGGCGAAGCTGGTCAACCCCGCCAACAACATGAAATCCGGACCGGAGAGCGATGGTTTGCTGGGCGGCGCACCAGGAGCGAAGACTGCGATTAGAGATTGGAACAGCCCACGACGGGTCTCTTGCCATGCGGGTTTACCGAGTGCACGACGATTGCCTCCGAGCCGGTCAAGCGTCAAAAGGGCCGCCCGCTCTCCATGGTGACACCCCACCGCGTCCGCGACCAGTTCCGCCATGTCTTCGGGCCAGCCATGTTCGATCAACAGTTCGAGTAACTCAACCTGGCTGACAAACGCATGATTGATTGACGTATCGGGACTCGGCCCGACATCCAGGCCCGACAGGTTTTTCCACTTGCACTGAAACCCTGGGCATCCCTTACCCAAATCATGACAGGCGATCAGCAGTAGAAGCCACGGTTGAGCATCAACCCAATCCAACCCCAACGCGGCAGCAAGGCGATCTCGCGTGCCTTGTGGTTCGCGCGCCATAATACCGTCTGCGCAGGCAGCGACATCAAGAAGGTGAAGCAATAACGGATGCCACGCGTCGGTGCCGATGTCACGGGTCTTAGCCCACAGCAAATGGTGCGCAGGTAACGCCAAATCAACGACCGGATCTATCGACTCTGACACGAAACCTATGCTCCCTCGGCCTCATTGATCAGCCGCGAACAGTTCAGACACCAGTCACACGTCAACTAAGTTGACTCATTATGGCAGTACATGGCACACAAGCAATAGAGGGGAAAAATCCGAAGCAGACAAAGCGGAACGTATGGTCACGAAAGTCGGAACGATTCGGATCAAGGTGGACAACCTGACTCATCCCCAAAATTGACCATCAATAATCGACCTGCGCATCATCTTCATTCTTGGCCAACATCAACACGTTAGTAATCGCACACACCGGTGCGCTCATACCATGAAGCGTCCTGGACGGAGGGATCGGGCCATTTCTGACACCCTATCAGTATCAATACATGTGCCCTCGCACCGCCTCCAATGCAATACCTCCACTAGGTGGTAGATCTGCATGGAAACCCCAGGTCAGATGCAACTCCATAAAATGCAAAAAAAGCCAGCATTTCTGCTGGCTTGAGTTACATTTGCAACACTTTTACCGATGGTAGAATCTAGAACGGAATATCGTCCTCGCCAAACCCCTGATCCGCACGGGCTGGAGCGCGCGGCGGCGGGGGCGGTGCGCCGTAGCTGTCGCGGTTGCCGCTGCTGCGGGCTGCCGCCGGGGCGCGGGAACCGCCACGGGCCGGCGGGGCGTTGCCGTAGTCGTCGTCCATGCCGCCGCTGGAGCCGGCACCGCCGCCCGAACCGGAGCCGCCTCGGCCGCCGATCATCTGCATTTCGCTGGCGACGATTTCGGTGGTGTAGCGGTCCTGACCGTCCTGGCCCTGCCATTTGCGGGTTTGCAGGCGGCCTTCCACATAGACCTGGCTCCCTTTCTTCAGGTATTCGCCGGCAATTTCCGCCAGACGGTTGAAGAACACGACACGATGCCACTCGGTGTTTTCCTTGGTTTCGCCGGTGTCCTTGTCGCGCCAGGTTTCGGAGGTAGCCACGGTGATGTTGGTGACCTGCCCGCCGCTCGGCATGTACCGCACCTCGGGGTCCTTGCCCAGATTGCCCAAGATGATGACTTTATTGATTCCGCGACTGGCCATCGGTGATTCCTCTTCTCAATATATGCGCTCGGCCGCTGCTGGCGGTTCCAGCGCGGCACTAAAGTCCGTACTATAAATCACTTGGCCGGATCTTTCCCCCTGGATTGCTGGCGTGGCTCTTTACCCCCTGATTATCTTGCTCGAACTTGGATTCCCATGGCTGACCCGTTTATTCGCATTCGCGGCGCACGCACGCACAACCTGAAAAACATCGATGTGGATTTGCCGCGCGACAAACTGATCGTGATCACCGGGCTGTCCGGTTCCGGCAAATCGTCGCTGGCCTTCGACACCCTGTTCGCCGAGGGCCAACGCCGCTACGTGGAGTCGCTGTCGGCCTATGCCCGCCAGTTCCTGTCGATGATGGACAAGCCGGACGTGGACTACATCGAGGGCCTGTCGCCGGCGATTTCGATCGAGCAGAAAACGACCTCGCACAACCCGCGTTCGACGGTCGGCACGGTGACGGAGATCTACGATTACCTGCGCCTGCTGTACGCCCGGGCGGGGATTCCGCGCTGCCCCGAGCACGGCATCGATCTCACCGCGCAAACGGTGTCGCAGATGGTCGACTGGGTACTGGCCCTGCCGGAGGAATCCCGCTGGCTGCTGCTGGCGCCGGTGATCGAGAACCGCAAGGGCGAGCACCACAAGCTGTTCGACGAATGGCGGGCGCAAGGCTTCCTGCGGGTGCGCATCAACGGCACCGTGTACGAGATCGACGAGATTCCCCCGCTCGACCCCAAGGGCAAGAACACCATCGAGGTGGTGGTGGACCGCATCAAGGTTCGCTCCGACCTCGGCCTGCGCCTGGCCGAATCCTTCGAAACCGCCTTGCGCATCGCCGAAGGCCGCGCCGTGCTGGCCAGCATGGACGACGAGACCAGCCATACCTTTTCGGCCCGCCATGCCTGCCCGGTGTGCGGCTATTCCCTGGCCGAACTCGAGCCGCGTCTGTTCTCGTTCAACAATCCGGTGGGCGCCTGCCCGACCTGCGACGGCTTGGGCGTGAAACAGTTCTTCGATCCGGCCAAGGTGATCGTCAACGAGGAACTGTCGCTGGCCGGCGGCGCGATCCGCGGCTGGGACCGGCGTAACGTCTACTACTATCAGCTGCTGCTCTCCCTGGCCCAGCACTACGGTTTCGACCTGGAAACGGCCTGGCAGGATCTGCCGACCGGTATCCAGGACAAGATCCTGAACGGCAGCGGCCGCGAGAAGATCGTGTTCACCTATCTGAGTCCGCGTGGCAAGCCGAGTACCAAGGAGCATACCTGGGAAGGCGTGCTGCCGAACATGGATCGCCGTTATCGCGAAACCGATTCCCAGGCCGTGCGCGAGGAACTGGCGAAATACATTTCCGAACAGGCCTGCCCGGCCTGCCACGGCGCGCGACTGAATCAGGCCGCGCGGCATGTGTTCATCGCCGATCACAACCTGCCGGCCATCAGCGCGCTCTCCATCGCCAAGGCCGCCGAGTTTTTCCATAATCTGAGCCTGGAAGGCGCGCGCGGCGAGATCGCCGGACGGATCGTGCGGGAAATCGGGGCGCGTCTGGGCTTCCTGAACGACGTGGGCCTCACCTATCTCTCCCTCGACCGCTCGGCGGAAACCCTGTCCGGTGGCGAAGCGCAACGCATCCGCCTGGCGAGCCAGATCGGCTCAGGGCTCGTCGGCGTCACCTATATTCTCGACGAACCCTCCATCGGCCTGCACCAGCGCGACAACGACCGCCTGCTCGGCACCCTCACGCATCTGCGCGAACTGGGCAACACGGTGATCGTGGTCGAGCACGACGAGGACGCCATCCGCGCGGCCGATTACGTGCTGGACATCGGCCCCGGCGCCGGGGTGCACGGCGGTCAGGTGGTGGCCCGCGGCACACCCGAGGAAATCGCCGCCACGCCGGATTCCCTGACAGGCGATTTCCTGGCCGGACGACGGGCCATTGCGGTTCCCGAACGTACGGCGCCGAACCCGGATCGCCTACTGCGGCTCCATGGCGCGAGCGGGAACAACCTCAAGGGCGCCGTACTGGAAATCCCCATTGGCCTGCTGACCTGCGTGACGGGCGTTTCCGGCTCCGGGAAATCCACCCTGATCAACGACACGCTGTTCCGCATTGCCGCACGCGATCTCAACGGCGCGAGTACGCATCCCGCGCCTTACGAGCGCATCGAGCATCTCAACCTGCTCGACAAGGTCATCGACATCGACCAGTCGCCCATCGGCCGCACCCCGCGCAGCAACCCGGCGACCTACACGGGCCTGTTCACCCCGATCCGCGATCTGTTCGCGGGCACCCAGGAAGCACGCTCGCGCGGTTACTCGCCGGGCCGTTTCTCGTTCAACGTGAAGGGCGGGCGCTGCGAAGCCTGCCAGGGCGACGGCGTGATCAAGGTGGAAATGCACTTCCTGCCGGATGTGTATGTGCCCTGCGACGTGTGCCACGGCGCCCGCTACAACCGCGAAACCCTGGACATCCGCTACAAGGGCAAAACGATCGCCGACGTGCTGGGCATGACGGTCGAGGATGCCGCGCCGTTCTTCGAGGCCGTTCCCGCCCTGCATCGCAAGCTCACCACCCTGCTCGACGTGGGTCTGGGCTATCTCAAGCTCGGCCAGAACGCCACGACGCTCTCGGGCGGCGAGGCCCAGCGGGTCAAGCTCGCGCGGGAACTCTCCAAGCGGGATACGGGCAACACCCTGTACATCCTCGACGAGCCGACCACCGGTCTGCACTTCGCCGACGTCGAGCAACTGCTTGCCGTGCTCTATCGCCTGCGCGACCAGGGCAATACCGTGGTGGTGATCGAGCACAACCTCGACGTGATCAAGACGGCGGACTGGATCGTGGACCTGGGGCCGGAAGGCGGCAGCGGCGGCGGCGAGATCATCGCCAACGGCACGCCGGAAACCGTGGCCCGCAATCCGCGCTCCCACACGGGCCGCTACCTCGCGCGCTTACTGGTTCCCCCGGCGTAAATCGCCCGGATCGACAAAATCAGTCGGACACGGGCGCAGCATCGCGCCGCGTCAGAGTGAGATACGTCACCAATCCCAGAATCACGGCCAGGAACAGGGCACTGGTGCCGACCGTACCCAAACCGAGCCCCTGATTCGCAACGGGCTGGGAGAGGTAATCCCCCAATGAGGCGCCCAAGGGCCTAGTTAGGATGTACGCCAGCCAAAAGGCCAGGATGGCGTTGAGCTTCAGGAAGACATAGGCCAGCGTCACCGCAGCAATCACGCCGGCAAACAATACGGCCGAAACCCAGTAGCCCAATTGCAGACTTTCCGCTGCCAAGTCGCCGGCGGCCGTGCCCAACGCGAACGTGAAGAGGATCGCCGCCCAATAAAAAAGCTCGCGCGAGCGGGTGAACACGCTGTGAATCGACAGCGTGCGCTCCTTTGCGAACCAGAAGGCAAACGTCGCGATCAATGCCACGCTGAATCCCGCCGTCGCCGCCTCAAGGGACACCCCGAAATGATCGACCAGATTATCGGTAATCAGGGTACCCACGACACTGATCAGCACGACGGCCAGCCAATACAGCCAGGGGATATATCGCGGGCTGCGAATCTGAGCGGTCAATACCGCCAGCAGCAATACGGTCATCACCACCGAGGTGCCGGTCAAGCCGAGGTTGAGACTGACATTCAGAAAATCCGCCGCAGTCTCTCCCACGGTCGTCGCCAGGATCTTGATGATCCAGAAGAACAGCGTGATTTCCGGTACCTTGCTCCACAACATGCTCGAGGCGGATTGGGCGGGAGACATTGTTGCATCGAGGGTGTTTGCCATGTTCGAACTCCTGGTTTCCTGAGTATTTT
The Halothiobacillus diazotrophicus DNA segment above includes these coding regions:
- the ssb gene encoding single-stranded DNA-binding protein, which codes for MASRGINKVIILGNLGKDPEVRYMPSGGQVTNITVATSETWRDKDTGETKENTEWHRVVFFNRLAEIAGEYLKKGSQVYVEGRLQTRKWQGQDGQDRYTTEIVASEMQMIGGRGGSGSGGGAGSSGGMDDDYGNAPPARGGSRAPAAARSSGNRDSYGAPPPPPRAPARADQGFGEDDIPF
- the uvrA gene encoding excinuclease ABC subunit UvrA: MADPFIRIRGARTHNLKNIDVDLPRDKLIVITGLSGSGKSSLAFDTLFAEGQRRYVESLSAYARQFLSMMDKPDVDYIEGLSPAISIEQKTTSHNPRSTVGTVTEIYDYLRLLYARAGIPRCPEHGIDLTAQTVSQMVDWVLALPEESRWLLLAPVIENRKGEHHKLFDEWRAQGFLRVRINGTVYEIDEIPPLDPKGKNTIEVVVDRIKVRSDLGLRLAESFETALRIAEGRAVLASMDDETSHTFSARHACPVCGYSLAELEPRLFSFNNPVGACPTCDGLGVKQFFDPAKVIVNEELSLAGGAIRGWDRRNVYYYQLLLSLAQHYGFDLETAWQDLPTGIQDKILNGSGREKIVFTYLSPRGKPSTKEHTWEGVLPNMDRRYRETDSQAVREELAKYISEQACPACHGARLNQAARHVFIADHNLPAISALSIAKAAEFFHNLSLEGARGEIAGRIVREIGARLGFLNDVGLTYLSLDRSAETLSGGEAQRIRLASQIGSGLVGVTYILDEPSIGLHQRDNDRLLGTLTHLRELGNTVIVVEHDEDAIRAADYVLDIGPGAGVHGGQVVARGTPEEIAATPDSLTGDFLAGRRAIAVPERTAPNPDRLLRLHGASGNNLKGAVLEIPIGLLTCVTGVSGSGKSTLINDTLFRIAARDLNGASTHPAPYERIEHLNLLDKVIDIDQSPIGRTPRSNPATYTGLFTPIRDLFAGTQEARSRGYSPGRFSFNVKGGRCEACQGDGVIKVEMHFLPDVYVPCDVCHGARYNRETLDIRYKGKTIADVLGMTVEDAAPFFEAVPALHRKLTTLLDVGLGYLKLGQNATTLSGGEAQRVKLARELSKRDTGNTLYILDEPTTGLHFADVEQLLAVLYRLRDQGNTVVVIEHNLDVIKTADWIVDLGPEGGSGGGEIIANGTPETVARNPRSHTGRYLARLLVPPA
- a CDS encoding COG4705 family protein: MANTLDATMSPAQSASSMLWSKVPEITLFFWIIKILATTVGETAADFLNVSLNLGLTGTSVVMTVLLLAVLTAQIRSPRYIPWLYWLAVVLISVVGTLITDNLVDHFGVSLEAATAGFSVALIATFAFWFAKERTLSIHSVFTRSRELFYWAAILFTFALGTAAGDLAAESLQLGYWVSAVLFAGVIAAVTLAYVFLKLNAILAFWLAYILTRPLGASLGDYLSQPVANQGLGLGTVGTSALFLAVILGLVTYLTLTRRDAAPVSD